In a genomic window of Deltaproteobacteria bacterium:
- a CDS encoding 4Fe-4S dicluster domain-containing protein encodes MHAEMLVLRFSREVVDQPIIYRLVKDYDLEFNLLKATIYPRKEGVIVMELRGHPENFRKGVKYLRNAGVEVHRVASEVRRNEDRCYQCGTCTAVCPTGALSIRRPGMEVIFDPEKCSACELCCPVCPARAMEVRINRAAV; translated from the coding sequence ATGCATGCCGAAATGCTGGTTTTACGCTTTTCAAGAGAAGTGGTAGATCAACCGATTATTTATCGGTTAGTGAAAGATTATGACCTGGAGTTTAACCTGCTCAAGGCCACCATTTACCCCCGGAAAGAGGGGGTTATCGTTATGGAGCTCCGGGGCCACCCGGAAAATTTCCGGAAAGGGGTAAAATACTTAAGAAATGCGGGAGTAGAGGTCCATCGGGTGGCCAGTGAAGTGCGCCGCAATGAGGACCGTTGTTATCAGTGTGGCACCTGCACCGCGGTCTGCCCCACCGGGGCCTTGTCCATTCGCCGACCTGGTATGGAGGTGATCTTTGATCCAGAAAAATGCAGCGCCTGCGAATTGTGTTGCCCGGTCTGCCCGGCTCGGGCCATGGAAGTTAGAATCAATCGGGCCGCGGTGTAA